Proteins found in one Crassostrea angulata isolate pt1a10 chromosome 3, ASM2561291v2, whole genome shotgun sequence genomic segment:
- the LOC128178986 gene encoding DNA repair protein XRCC3-like: protein MASLAASLHRISSKYCLPIVCVNQVTDSMQSIGKKNIPALGLAWSNQITCRLSLSRTNREVDLPRIILKGSVIGGFPTSIRTLEVVFAPNLPNLSLMYVIDQEGIKALT from the exons ATGGCTTCTTTGGCTGCCAGTCTACATCGAATCAGCTCCAAATACTGTCTACCCATTGTGTGTGTTAATCAG GTGACAGATTCCATGCAGAGTATAGGCAAGAAAAATATCCCGGCCCTTGGACTGGCCTGGTCCAATCAGATCACCTGTCGACTCAGTCTATCCCGGACTAATCGGGAAGTGGACCTTCCCCGGATCATCCTCAAAGGATCAGTAATTGGGGGATTCCCCACCTCTATCCGGACCTTGGAAGTAGTGTTTGCTCCGAATCTCCCCAACCTTTCACTGATGTATGTAATTGATCAGGAGGGGATCAAGGCCTTAACATAG
- the LOC128178984 gene encoding S1 RNA-binding domain-containing protein 1-like — MDHIGIKPSELGRDSAIERVKAYKKNHSVQELNQDIQVGEPTIQLILDAFLQPCGYDIREKEMQPLFKEGIRDIASLREGTRLTGKVTNVTHFGAFVDIGVGRDGLIHNSNMKRTDLQLGHRVEVKVIKMDKAGNRIGLNLEHKL; from the exons ATGGATCACATAGGAATAAAGCCATCCGAACTTGGTCGAGACAGTGCTATTGAACGGGTCAAGGCATATAAAAAGAATCATA GTGTGCAAGAATTAAATCAAGATATTCAAGTGGGAGAGCCTACAATTCAGCTTATATTGGATGCATTTCTTCAGCCTTGTGGATATGACATCAGag AAAAAGAAATGCAGCCCCTGTTTAAGGAGGGAATTCGAGATATTGCTAGCCTGAGGGAGGGTACCAGACTGACTGGGAAAGTGACCAATGTGACCCATTTTGGAGCCTTTGTGGACATAGGAGTGGGCAGGGATGGACTTATTCATAATTCCAACATGAAAAGGACTGATTTACAATTAGGTCATAGAGTGGAGGTCAAGGTCATTAAGATGGATAAAGCAGGAAATAGGATTGGTTTAAATCTAGAGCACAAGTTGTGA
- the LOC128178983 gene encoding DNA repair protein XRCC3-like, which produces MNTVEDLDVNPKIKTSMRKVGLTSYGQILTLSSQDIERLAKLSQGEVTGLKTAIAQQVLTHPLLTALDLQRGTKNCLQNLIIGKLSTGCKQIDDALRGGILSQGITEISGESASGKTQFCLQLCLTVQLPPEEGGLAAGAAYICTEDAFPSKRLSQMISYFRQRSEKRKQIPFGDNIFIEHVADLDSLNSCIHQKLPHLLSSGSVKLVIVDSVAAVFRCDYELKDMYKRSKHMASLAASLHRISSKYCLPIVCVNQVTDSMQSIGKKNIPALGLAWSNQITCRLSLSRTNREVDLPRIILKGSVIGGFPTSIRTLEVVFAPNLPNLSLMYVIDQEGIKALT; this is translated from the exons ATGAATACTGTAGAAGATTTGGATGTAAATCCCAAGATCAAGACATCTATGAGGAAAG ttGGACTGACATCATATGGACAAATTCTGACTCTTTCTTCACAAGACATAGAGAGACTGGCTAAACTGAGCCAGGGggaagtgacaggactgaaaacTGCTATAGCACAGCAAGTATTGACTCACCCTCTGTTGACAG CTCTTGACCTACAAAGAGGTACAAAAAATTGTCTACAGAATCTGATAATTGGTAAACTTTCTACAGGATGCAAGCAAATTGATGATGCATTAAGAG GAGGTATATTATCCCAAGGTATCACTGAGATATCTGGGGAGAGTGCCAGTGGGAAGACCCAGTTCTGTCTCCAGCTGTGTCTAACCGTACAGCTTCCTCCAGAGGAAGGGGGTCTGGCAGCAG GAGCTGCATACATCTGTACAGAGGATGCATTTCCCAGTAAACGACTGAGCCAGATGATCAGCTATTTCAGGCAGCGGTCAGAGAAACGCAAACAGATTCCTTTCGGAGACAATATCTTCATTGAGCACGTAGCTGACCTG GACAGTTTGAACTCGTGCATACATCAGAAGCTGCCCCACCTGCTGTCCAGTGGTAGTGTTAAACTAGTGATTGTGGATTCCGTGGCTGCAGTGTTTCGGTGTGACTACGAGCTAAAGGACATGTACAAACGTTCAAAACACATGGCTTCTTTGGCTGCCAGTCTACATCGAATCAGCTCCAAATACTGTCTACCCATTGTGTGTGTTAATCAG GTGACAGATTCCATGCAGAGTATAGGCAAGAAAAATATCCCGGCCCTTGGACTGGCCTGGTCCAATCAGATCACCTGTCGACTCAGTCTATCCCGGACTAATCGGGAAGTGGACCTTCCCCGGATCATCCTCAAAGGATCAGTAATTGGGGGATTCCCCACCTCTATCCGGACCTTGGAAGTAGTGTTTGCTCCGAATCTCCCCAACCTTTCACTGATGTATGTAATTGATCAGGAGGGGATCAAGGCCTTAACATAG
- the LOC128178981 gene encoding rab3 GTPase-activating protein non-catalytic subunit-like isoform X1 → MSCQLNVFADFHNITSVRNFLFPELRSEPPVSNEVSENDGWDEDWGSWGEEGGEDPDIPDGREPDDKHQWLQECVISLSPTNDIVAVAHSDRCVLLSQKFNSGGVSSGMDTKYKIVWEGSLQQEEGEQITAIMCLPLASQKRSMQGGPDWTCVIVGFSSGYIRFYTETGTLLLSQLLHSEPVQRLKCRTYEPPRFLGDNEQHEELLILFKRALVTIDGFSLFQSLRACRNQVARAAASGSESTLQPPPLAYKKWAIQEQEKVLDLCSCGVNTPNPFDHMRTAAMLGGPSANIRPTPPAAGLFITSGVGPYVGFFYAVEGSSQPILSDVAYAVAHKLKSAIMSAASGWLGFGSKHKEEEKQRPKIEPATPIPMRFGLPDKRRLGDSIYLSPNNSYVATTDSFGRVILVDVERGTAVRMWKGYRDAQLGWVQVKEYVHHGGEDGSKERIAQFLIIYAPRRGILEAWTAASGPRVAAFNVPKHCRLISPGYGMMGLNNVTCKGVKGKVFQCALIEPSGVVKSVDIPFHLALSDKNSKRARDLHLLKKLKQLLKDSKEETAELQSSVIQLLQDTRISHVTQQGVERVLATKYVSSQFMQEVLRSCSSHITNRGQDSQDINSKLLVRFCQTHSDLLQMYDKITQNGKQASEQSTNIAEILVESLHISNPESTHIMNQLSSDKLQTDSDPVAKKVRFDITEIFHPSDFLSCFQFQPNLSENEPSKHRSINVSDSITQEKRVGLGRFIFSQCTNPDGSSDSLSTVIQSCNISPNLLLDLLVLYWLSEEDRTLEMIPNLHRVLKVLVSLTDQSNVLAKPGGTAMWWKKMRYSCSHSPRIQPAYILALVCRSLCGEVVQNQSKGKDPDADTETRGEMSSQGGDGPPQDLEDWSLLVKQLEDVLALKNLLRVGKTNNIAEVTVSKILEGGRGSISEAVAYMIASLELHTGDLYDTSMTHSTEKMELGTESAHSTQSTTIRNLQGYLIELQKRLPHSLENEVLLCNICWENAIIWFKDLDKVQHLGDATEYLKLVTNAVLRHGVASMLWHRFVKKKFQALAQLMEKVGKVPKDRLSRKEVGIGEAYMPAFAGFTVDLIQILREANCEVNEMPVFNIEPIWQTVRGPSSLVEQAIEQKITNYGLLTHHYNLAVIMSAVLTFNMKSAKVMTLFDAKGKHAFFNDFTQHPLLPSQNVDSALTSSRKEFLSRIVTCAVSTLDSSQGSPTHQAHQGPKKDAAATKWPALVLELAKDFGLDLDFFKRQHVIELYSGGHDKKAEEVLLTVNDREFMGSQLLLVAGRRVAHYLLESHKMDGVKLLTNVSPVLSKWLRSLEPGQLRRPEADVQSIAMLIHHVANYLPEGTPEYELAISLVDLVQSMS, encoded by the exons ATGTCCTGTCAACTTAACGTATTTGCTGACTTTCATAACATTACATCAGTAAGAAACTTCCTTTTTCCCGAGCTGAGGTCTGAACCACCAGTTTCAAATGAAGTTTCAG AAAACGATGGCTGGGATGAGGACTGGGGATCATGGGGAGAGGAAGGAGGGGAGGACCCAGACATCCCAGACGGCCGTGAACCTGATGACAAACATCAGTGGCTGCAGGAGTGTGTGATCTCCCTGTCTCCCACCAATGACATTGTTGCTGTAGCTCACAGTGACAGATGTGTCCTGCTTTCTC AGAAGTTCAATAGTGGAGGAGTAAGCTCAGGCATGGATACTAAATACAAAATAGTCTGGGAAGGAAGTTTACAACAAGAAGAAGG GGAACAGATTACAGCAATAATGTGTCTTCCTCTGGCTTCACAAAAAAG GAGTATGCAAGGAGGGCCAGATTGGACCTGTGTTATTGTTGGGTTCTCTTCTGGCTATATCCGATTCTACACAGAG ACGGGAACACTGTTATTGTCACAGCTTTTACACAGTGAACCAGTTCAAAGGTTAAAGTGCAGAACATATGAACCTCCACGATTCCTCGGTGACAATGAACAG CACGAAGAGTTGCTTATTCTGTTTAAGAGAGCTTTGGTAACTATTGATGGATTCAGCTTGTTTCAATCTCTGCGAGCTTGTAGAAACCAAGTGGCAAGAG CTGCAGCCAGTGGTTCTGAGTCCACACTCCAGCCCCCGCCACTGGCCTACAAAAAGTGGGCCATACAGGAGCAGGAGAAAGTACTGGACTTATGTAGTTGTG GAGTAAACACTCCCAATCCATTTGACCACATGCGGACAGCAGCCATGTTAGGGGGACCCTCAGCCAATATCAGACCCACCCCACCAGCTGCGGGGCTCTTTATTACCTCAGGGGTGGGGCCCTATGTAGGATTCTTCTATGCTGTTGAG GGCAGCAGCCAGCCAATTCTGTCTGATGTAGCTTATGCAGTGGCACACAAACTGAAGTCAGCCATCATGTCAGCTGCAAG TGGGTGGCTAGGATTTGGTAGCAAACACAAGGAAGAAGAGAAGCAGAGGCCTAAGATAGAGCCAGCTACTCCTATACCAATGAG ATTTGGATTGCCTGACAAGAGAAGGCTGGGAGACAGTATCTACCTCTCACCTAACAATAGCTATGTAGCCACCACAGACAGTTTTGGCCGTGTCATTCTAGTGGATGTGGAGCGTGGAACAGCTGTCAGGATGTGGAAAG GCTACCGTGATGCTCAGTTAGGATGGGTGCAGGTAAAAGAATATGTTCACCATGGAGGGGAAGATGGCAGTAAAGAGAGAATCGCTCAGTTCTTAATCATATATGCACCAAGAAGGGGAATCTTAGAG GCGTGGACTGCTGCCAGTGGTCCTAGAGTGGCGGCGTTCAATGTCCCCAAACACTGTCGGCTGATCAGTCCTGGCTATGGAATGATGGGATTGAATAATGTGACGTGTAAAGGGGTCAAGGGCAAGGTGTTCCAGTGTGCTCTCATTGAGCCATCAGGCGTGGTCAAGTCAGTTGATATTCCATTCCATCTAGCTCTCAG TGACAAGAACAGTAAGAGAGCCAGAGACCTCCATCTGCTGAAGAAACTGAAGCAGCTTCTGAAGGACAGTAAGGAGGAGACAG CTGAGCTGCAGTCGTCTGTTATACAGCTTCTTCAGGATACAAGGATCTCCCACGTCACTCAACAG GGGGTGGAGAGAGTTCTTGCCACAAAGTATGTGTCCTCACAGTTCATGCAAGAGGTCCTGAGGTCCTGTTCCTCACACATAACAAACAGAG GACAAGACAGCCAAGACATCAATAGCAAGCTGTTGGTGCGGTTTTGTCAGACTCATTCCGATCTCTTACAAATGTACGACAAGATCACACAGAATGGCAAACAGGCATCGGAGCAATCCACTAATATAGCTGAG ATTCTGGTGGAGAGTTTGCACATCTCAAACCCAGAGAGTACACATATCATGAATCAATTGAGTTCTGACAAGCTTCAGACTGACTCTGATCCAGTTGCCAAGAAAGTACGATTTGACATCACTGAGATATTTCATCCTAGTGACTTTCTGAGCTGTTTCCAGTTCCAGCCAAATTTATCTGAAAATGAGCCTTCAAAACACCGGTCAATAAATGTGTCAGACAGCATCACACAAGAGAAGAGAGTGGGACTTG GCAGATTCATATTCTCTCAATGCACAAATCCGGATGGCTCTTCAGACTCTCTTTCCACTGTGATACAGAGCTGCAATATATCTCCTAATCTTTTACTA GACTTGCTGGTACTATATTGGTTGTCAGAGGAGGATAGGACTCTTGAAATGATTCCCAATCTTCATAGAGTTCTCAAAGTTCTGGTCTCATTAACAG ATCAGAGTAATGTGTTGGCAAAGCCTGGGGGGACAGCCATGTGGTGGAAGAAGATGCGCTACTCCTGTAGTCACAGCCCACGCATCCAGCCCGCCTACATCCTGGCTCTTGTGTGTCGGTCACTGTGTGGGGAAGTTGTCCAAAACCAGTCCAAGGGAAAG GATCCTGATGCTGATACAGAGACTCGAGGAGAAATGTCTTCACAGGGAGGAGATGGTCCTCCTCAGGACCTCGAGGACTGGAGTCTGTTAGTCAAACAGCTGGAGGATGTACTGGCCCTCAAGAACCTGCTGAGAGTTGGCAAGACTAACAACATTGCTGAGGTGACAGTCTCTAAAATCCTGGAGGGAGGAAGAG GTTCAATATCTGAGGCTGTTGCGTACATGATAGCCAGTTTGGAGCTTCACACAGGAGATCTGTATGACACCTCTATGACACACAGCACAGAAAAAATGGAGCTTGGCACAGAATCAGCACACTCAACTCAGAGCACAACCATAAGGAATTTACAAG GATATTTGATCGAGCTGCAGAAGCGTTTACCACACAGCCTAGAGAATGAGGTCCTCCTGTGTAACATCTGCTGGGAGAACGCCATTATCTGGTTCAAAGACCTAGAT AAAGTTCAACATCTGGGAGATGCTACAGAATATTTGAAACTAGTCACTAATGCAGTGTTAAGACATG GAGTGGCATCCATGCTGTGGCATCGATTTGTAAAGAAGAAATTCCAAGCTTTAGCTCAACTTATGGAAAAG gTTGGAAAAGTTCCAAAAGATCGGCTTTCCAGAAAG GAAGTTGGTATTGGGGAGGCTTACATGCCCGCTTTTGCTGGATTCACAGTTGATCTTATTCAGATTCTTAGAGAG GCGAATTGTGAGGTGAATGAGATGCCAGTGTTTAACATAGAACCAATCTGGCAGACGGTCAGGGGTCCATCTTCTCTTGTGGAACAAGCCATTGAGCAGAAGATAACTAACTACGGACTGCTGACTCATCACTATAACTTAGCAGTCATCATGTCCGCTGTGCTTACATTTAACATGAAGTCTGCTAAGGTTATGACACTGTTTGATGCAAAG GgtaaacatgcattttttaatgattttacccAGCATCCTCTGCTTCCTTCACAGAATGTTGATTCTGCCCTAACATCTAGTCGCAAAGAG TTCTTGTCTCGAATTGTAACTTGTGCTGTAAGCACTCTAGACTCCTCTCAAGGCTCCCCCACACATCAGGCACACCAAGGTCCCAAAAAGGATGCTGCTGCCACAAAGTGGCCTGCTCTGGTTCTAGAATTAGCCAAGGACTTTGGTCTGGACTTGGACTTCTTCAAGCGCCAGCATGTCATAGAGCTGTACTCTGGAGGACATGACAAAAAGGCAGAGGAG GTTCTACTGACAGTGAATGACCGAGAGTTTATGGGGTCGCAGCTGCTGCTGGTTGCTGGGAGACGGGTGGCCCACTATTTGCTGGAGAGTCACAAAATGGATGGAGTGAAACTGTTGACCAACGTCTCTCCTGTCCTGTCCAAATGGCTCCGATCACTG gAGCCGGGGCAGCTGAGACGACCAGAAGCAGATGTTCAATCTATTGCAATGCTGATCCATCATGTAGCCAACTATCTACCAGAGGGGACCCCAGAATATGAACTTGCTATTTCTCTAGTGGATTTAGTCCAATCAATGTCTTAA
- the LOC128178981 gene encoding rab3 GTPase-activating protein non-catalytic subunit-like isoform X2, with amino-acid sequence MSCQLNVFADFHNITSVRNFLFPELRSEPPVSNEVSENDGWDEDWGSWGEEGGEDPDIPDGREPDDKHQWLQECVISLSPTNDIVAVAHSDRCVLLSQKFNSGGVSSGMDTKYKIVWEGSLQQEEGEQITAIMCLPLASQKRSMQGGPDWTCVIVGFSSGYIRFYTETGTLLLSQLLHSEPVQRLKCRTYEPPRFLGDNEQHEELLILFKRALVTIDGFSLFQSLRACRNQVARAAASGSESTLQPPPLAYKKWAIQEQEKVLDLCSCGVNTPNPFDHMRTAAMLGGPSANIRPTPPAAGLFITSGVGPYVGFFYAVEGSSQPILSDVAYAVAHKLKSAIMSAASGWLGFGSKHKEEEKQRPKIEPATPIPMRFGLPDKRRLGDSIYLSPNNSYVATTDSFGRVILVDVERGTAVRMWKGYRDAQLGWVQVKEYVHHGGEDGSKERIAQFLIIYAPRRGILEAWTAASGPRVAAFNVPKHCRLISPGYGMMGLNNVTCKGVKGKVFQCALIEPSGVVKSVDIPFHLALSDKNSKRARDLHLLKKLKQLLKDSKEETAELQSSVIQLLQDTRISHVTQQGVERVLATKYVSSQFMQEVLRSCSSHITNRGQDSQDINSKLLVRFCQTHSDLLQMYDKITQNGKQASEQSTNIAEILVESLHISNPESTHIMNQLSSDKLQTDSDPVAKKVRFDITEIFHPSDFLSCFQFQPNLSENEPSKHRSINVSDSITQEKRVGLGRFIFSQCTNPDGSSDSLSTVIQSCNISPNLLLDLLVLYWLSEEDRTLEMIPNLHRVLKVLVSLTDQSNVLAKPGGTAMWWKKMRYSCSHSPRIQPAYILALVCRSLCGEVVQNQSKGKDPDADTETRGEMSSQGGDGPPQDLEDWSLLVKQLEDVLALKNLLRVGKTNNIAEVTVSKILEGGRGSISEAVAYMIASLELHTGDLYDTSMTHSTEKMELGTESAHSTQSTTIRNLQGYLIELQKRLPHSLENEVLLCNICWENAIIWFKDLDKVQHLGDATEYLKLVTNAVLRHGVASMLWHRFVKKKFQALAQLMEKVGKVPKDRLSRKEVGIGEAYMPAFAGFTVDLIQILREANCEVNEMPVFNIEPIWQTVRGPSSLVEQAIEQKITNYGLLTHHYNLAVIMSAVLTFNMKSAKVMTLFDAKNVDSALTSSRKEFLSRIVTCAVSTLDSSQGSPTHQAHQGPKKDAAATKWPALVLELAKDFGLDLDFFKRQHVIELYSGGHDKKAEEVLLTVNDREFMGSQLLLVAGRRVAHYLLESHKMDGVKLLTNVSPVLSKWLRSLEPGQLRRPEADVQSIAMLIHHVANYLPEGTPEYELAISLVDLVQSMS; translated from the exons ATGTCCTGTCAACTTAACGTATTTGCTGACTTTCATAACATTACATCAGTAAGAAACTTCCTTTTTCCCGAGCTGAGGTCTGAACCACCAGTTTCAAATGAAGTTTCAG AAAACGATGGCTGGGATGAGGACTGGGGATCATGGGGAGAGGAAGGAGGGGAGGACCCAGACATCCCAGACGGCCGTGAACCTGATGACAAACATCAGTGGCTGCAGGAGTGTGTGATCTCCCTGTCTCCCACCAATGACATTGTTGCTGTAGCTCACAGTGACAGATGTGTCCTGCTTTCTC AGAAGTTCAATAGTGGAGGAGTAAGCTCAGGCATGGATACTAAATACAAAATAGTCTGGGAAGGAAGTTTACAACAAGAAGAAGG GGAACAGATTACAGCAATAATGTGTCTTCCTCTGGCTTCACAAAAAAG GAGTATGCAAGGAGGGCCAGATTGGACCTGTGTTATTGTTGGGTTCTCTTCTGGCTATATCCGATTCTACACAGAG ACGGGAACACTGTTATTGTCACAGCTTTTACACAGTGAACCAGTTCAAAGGTTAAAGTGCAGAACATATGAACCTCCACGATTCCTCGGTGACAATGAACAG CACGAAGAGTTGCTTATTCTGTTTAAGAGAGCTTTGGTAACTATTGATGGATTCAGCTTGTTTCAATCTCTGCGAGCTTGTAGAAACCAAGTGGCAAGAG CTGCAGCCAGTGGTTCTGAGTCCACACTCCAGCCCCCGCCACTGGCCTACAAAAAGTGGGCCATACAGGAGCAGGAGAAAGTACTGGACTTATGTAGTTGTG GAGTAAACACTCCCAATCCATTTGACCACATGCGGACAGCAGCCATGTTAGGGGGACCCTCAGCCAATATCAGACCCACCCCACCAGCTGCGGGGCTCTTTATTACCTCAGGGGTGGGGCCCTATGTAGGATTCTTCTATGCTGTTGAG GGCAGCAGCCAGCCAATTCTGTCTGATGTAGCTTATGCAGTGGCACACAAACTGAAGTCAGCCATCATGTCAGCTGCAAG TGGGTGGCTAGGATTTGGTAGCAAACACAAGGAAGAAGAGAAGCAGAGGCCTAAGATAGAGCCAGCTACTCCTATACCAATGAG ATTTGGATTGCCTGACAAGAGAAGGCTGGGAGACAGTATCTACCTCTCACCTAACAATAGCTATGTAGCCACCACAGACAGTTTTGGCCGTGTCATTCTAGTGGATGTGGAGCGTGGAACAGCTGTCAGGATGTGGAAAG GCTACCGTGATGCTCAGTTAGGATGGGTGCAGGTAAAAGAATATGTTCACCATGGAGGGGAAGATGGCAGTAAAGAGAGAATCGCTCAGTTCTTAATCATATATGCACCAAGAAGGGGAATCTTAGAG GCGTGGACTGCTGCCAGTGGTCCTAGAGTGGCGGCGTTCAATGTCCCCAAACACTGTCGGCTGATCAGTCCTGGCTATGGAATGATGGGATTGAATAATGTGACGTGTAAAGGGGTCAAGGGCAAGGTGTTCCAGTGTGCTCTCATTGAGCCATCAGGCGTGGTCAAGTCAGTTGATATTCCATTCCATCTAGCTCTCAG TGACAAGAACAGTAAGAGAGCCAGAGACCTCCATCTGCTGAAGAAACTGAAGCAGCTTCTGAAGGACAGTAAGGAGGAGACAG CTGAGCTGCAGTCGTCTGTTATACAGCTTCTTCAGGATACAAGGATCTCCCACGTCACTCAACAG GGGGTGGAGAGAGTTCTTGCCACAAAGTATGTGTCCTCACAGTTCATGCAAGAGGTCCTGAGGTCCTGTTCCTCACACATAACAAACAGAG GACAAGACAGCCAAGACATCAATAGCAAGCTGTTGGTGCGGTTTTGTCAGACTCATTCCGATCTCTTACAAATGTACGACAAGATCACACAGAATGGCAAACAGGCATCGGAGCAATCCACTAATATAGCTGAG ATTCTGGTGGAGAGTTTGCACATCTCAAACCCAGAGAGTACACATATCATGAATCAATTGAGTTCTGACAAGCTTCAGACTGACTCTGATCCAGTTGCCAAGAAAGTACGATTTGACATCACTGAGATATTTCATCCTAGTGACTTTCTGAGCTGTTTCCAGTTCCAGCCAAATTTATCTGAAAATGAGCCTTCAAAACACCGGTCAATAAATGTGTCAGACAGCATCACACAAGAGAAGAGAGTGGGACTTG GCAGATTCATATTCTCTCAATGCACAAATCCGGATGGCTCTTCAGACTCTCTTTCCACTGTGATACAGAGCTGCAATATATCTCCTAATCTTTTACTA GACTTGCTGGTACTATATTGGTTGTCAGAGGAGGATAGGACTCTTGAAATGATTCCCAATCTTCATAGAGTTCTCAAAGTTCTGGTCTCATTAACAG ATCAGAGTAATGTGTTGGCAAAGCCTGGGGGGACAGCCATGTGGTGGAAGAAGATGCGCTACTCCTGTAGTCACAGCCCACGCATCCAGCCCGCCTACATCCTGGCTCTTGTGTGTCGGTCACTGTGTGGGGAAGTTGTCCAAAACCAGTCCAAGGGAAAG GATCCTGATGCTGATACAGAGACTCGAGGAGAAATGTCTTCACAGGGAGGAGATGGTCCTCCTCAGGACCTCGAGGACTGGAGTCTGTTAGTCAAACAGCTGGAGGATGTACTGGCCCTCAAGAACCTGCTGAGAGTTGGCAAGACTAACAACATTGCTGAGGTGACAGTCTCTAAAATCCTGGAGGGAGGAAGAG GTTCAATATCTGAGGCTGTTGCGTACATGATAGCCAGTTTGGAGCTTCACACAGGAGATCTGTATGACACCTCTATGACACACAGCACAGAAAAAATGGAGCTTGGCACAGAATCAGCACACTCAACTCAGAGCACAACCATAAGGAATTTACAAG GATATTTGATCGAGCTGCAGAAGCGTTTACCACACAGCCTAGAGAATGAGGTCCTCCTGTGTAACATCTGCTGGGAGAACGCCATTATCTGGTTCAAAGACCTAGAT AAAGTTCAACATCTGGGAGATGCTACAGAATATTTGAAACTAGTCACTAATGCAGTGTTAAGACATG GAGTGGCATCCATGCTGTGGCATCGATTTGTAAAGAAGAAATTCCAAGCTTTAGCTCAACTTATGGAAAAG gTTGGAAAAGTTCCAAAAGATCGGCTTTCCAGAAAG GAAGTTGGTATTGGGGAGGCTTACATGCCCGCTTTTGCTGGATTCACAGTTGATCTTATTCAGATTCTTAGAGAG GCGAATTGTGAGGTGAATGAGATGCCAGTGTTTAACATAGAACCAATCTGGCAGACGGTCAGGGGTCCATCTTCTCTTGTGGAACAAGCCATTGAGCAGAAGATAACTAACTACGGACTGCTGACTCATCACTATAACTTAGCAGTCATCATGTCCGCTGTGCTTACATTTAACATGAAGTCTGCTAAGGTTATGACACTGTTTGATGCAAAG AATGTTGATTCTGCCCTAACATCTAGTCGCAAAGAG TTCTTGTCTCGAATTGTAACTTGTGCTGTAAGCACTCTAGACTCCTCTCAAGGCTCCCCCACACATCAGGCACACCAAGGTCCCAAAAAGGATGCTGCTGCCACAAAGTGGCCTGCTCTGGTTCTAGAATTAGCCAAGGACTTTGGTCTGGACTTGGACTTCTTCAAGCGCCAGCATGTCATAGAGCTGTACTCTGGAGGACATGACAAAAAGGCAGAGGAG GTTCTACTGACAGTGAATGACCGAGAGTTTATGGGGTCGCAGCTGCTGCTGGTTGCTGGGAGACGGGTGGCCCACTATTTGCTGGAGAGTCACAAAATGGATGGAGTGAAACTGTTGACCAACGTCTCTCCTGTCCTGTCCAAATGGCTCCGATCACTG gAGCCGGGGCAGCTGAGACGACCAGAAGCAGATGTTCAATCTATTGCAATGCTGATCCATCATGTAGCCAACTATCTACCAGAGGGGACCCCAGAATATGAACTTGCTATTTCTCTAGTGGATTTAGTCCAATCAATGTCTTAA